A stretch of the candidate division WOR-3 bacterium genome encodes the following:
- a CDS encoding dihydroorotate dehydrogenase — protein MKESALLLRGVKFSPPVFLASGTAGNGPELEGLTDFSFVGAVITKAVTPEPREGNPPPRLAVCHSGLVNSIGLANPGLEIFRNEILPGLKDFPVKIVVNVAGEETEDYVEVVEKLNESETVAAFEINISCPNVKKGGISFGKDKESAKQLIDSVRKATEKPLILKLTPQGDAYTQIARTAEDTGIDALSFVNTFPAMLFDTEKRTFAIGNKTGGLSGPAIKPLALYAVYCLRQSTSLPIIGGGGITDYNDAVEFFLAGVDAISLGTVLFSDPDSPKKIFNGLKKYCSRHGLKSLNDIKLEHE, from the coding sequence TTGAAAGAATCGGCCCTGTTGCTGAGGGGAGTAAAATTCAGTCCACCTGTATTTTTGGCTTCAGGCACGGCAGGCAACGGACCTGAACTGGAAGGTTTGACTGATTTTTCATTCGTCGGAGCCGTAATCACGAAAGCAGTGACCCCAGAACCGAGAGAGGGAAATCCCCCTCCGAGGCTTGCAGTATGTCATTCCGGACTTGTCAACTCAATAGGTCTTGCCAACCCGGGCCTGGAAATTTTCAGAAATGAAATTCTTCCCGGACTCAAGGATTTTCCTGTCAAAATAGTAGTCAACGTCGCCGGCGAAGAAACTGAAGATTATGTCGAAGTCGTTGAGAAACTGAACGAAAGCGAAACAGTTGCGGCTTTTGAGATAAATATCAGCTGTCCGAACGTTAAAAAAGGCGGCATTTCTTTCGGAAAAGACAAAGAGTCCGCGAAACAGTTGATTGACTCAGTGAGAAAAGCCACTGAAAAACCTCTCATACTCAAACTCACTCCCCAGGGCGACGCGTACACTCAGATAGCCAGGACGGCTGAAGACACCGGCATTGACGCGTTGTCTTTTGTAAATACTTTTCCCGCAATGCTATTCGACACTGAAAAAAGAACTTTTGCCATAGGCAACAAAACCGGCGGACTTAGCGGACCTGCCATAAAACCGCTCGCGCTCTATGCCGTTTATTGTCTGAGGCAATCAACTTCACTTCCGATAATAGGCGGCGGAGGCATCACGGATTACAATGACGCGGTCGAGTTTTTTCTCGCCGGAGTCGACGCCATATCCCTTGGAACAGTTTTGTTTTCAGATCCTGATTCTCCTAAAAAAATTTTTAATGGATTGAAAAAATACTGTTCAAGACATGGATTAAAATCGTTAAAT